The Kiritimatiellales bacterium genomic sequence ATAAAGTACTGATTTTAAAAGAACGGATTCCGGCACAGAAACAAAATATGATTCACGCGCTGCGGAATGATCTCCGGCAAACACAGCAGCGTATCGACGAAGCGGCGCTGTCACTGTCGCACCGTTTGCAAACCGCCGTCACTGAACAGCGCCAGCATCTGCCGCGTTTGCAGCAAATGATACTTCATTGCCTTGAAAACGCTGTGATCGAAAAGCGCCTGAAACTTGAACGCATTAGAGTGCAGTTGCGTGCACTCAGTCCGCTGGCAGTTCTGGAGCGCGGTTACAGTTTAACGCAAACCGTCGACGGTACTGTGGTGCGCGATGCAGGAGCAGTTAAAACCGGCAGCGTGCTGAAAACCCGTGTTGCCAAAGGAATCATTATTTCAGAAGTCAAAGAGAAAGAGGTGTAATCATGGCTGATAAAACGATTGATTTTGAAAAATCGCTGCGGCGGCTCGAAACGATTATTGACGAAATGGAAAGCGGTGATCTTTCACTCGAACAGATGATTAAACATTTCGAAGAGGGATCAACGCTGGTCACTCTCTGTTCGGCAAAACTGAATGAAGTTGAAAAGAGAATCGAAAAGCTTGTTAAAAAAGATAACGAGTTGTCCACCGAGCCGTTCACACCGGAAGAATAAACCCGTCCATTGAGCTGTATTGGTTACGAAGGTTGTATGTAATACAGCGATACAGCGAATGCTGTTTTTGTCACTATACTCCAAATGTTCAAATAAAATCCGGTACCCGCGCAGTACAGAATTTAATCAGATCGGGAATAGATTCTGTCGGCATGCCGCGCCAGAAAATCATCCAGTCGCCGGCATTGCACCGGCCGTCTGCCTTCCGGTCGTACCATTGATTGACCGGATTATTCCGGCGTGACCGCCAGAATAAAGAGGGATGGTGTTTGCATATTTCGTCCCATAATTCATGTGCTAAACCTTCGCCGCGCGCTTCGGGACCGACAGCGAATTTTGAAAGATAAAGTCCTTGCGGATGCTGTTCAAGCAGGGCGGCACCGCGATAATGTTCTTCAAAATAAATTTTTGTTACGGCCTCAAGCACACCGGGTTTCGGTTTGCATCCGAAACTTTCTTCCAGCAGCGCCATAATTTTTCCGGTATCATACGGCGCACCGGTGCAAATGATACTGCCGCGCCGGAAAACAGTGCCGGCGCCTTTCACTGTAAAAATTTCCTGCAGCAGCTTCATCGGCGATGTCACCGAAATATGCGTGCCCGGTTTTGCATTAAGCAGTTCTATGGCATCAGCGGCAAATGCGGCATCATTCGCCGGCAGATCTGCCGGTGGATTCTGCAGATAATAATATTCCATGCTCAGACCGCCGGCAGCACGAATAAAATGCACGCGTTTGCCGAGCGCCGGGATTTTCTGCCGTAAACTTTCCGTCGCAGAAACACCGCTCTCAACATATACCGGAATCCGGGTTGTATCATTGCCGGTCGACGGAAATGCAACGCGCTCGAACAGGGGATCGTGTTTCAGCCGGTCCCATTTTTCTTCGGCATCGGTGCCGCACAAAATGAGCGCCGGACGCAGCCCGAGTGTTTGCAGAAAATTCAGATCAAATACCACCGCGTCAGCGGCCTGTTCCAGACTTTCCGTGTCCGGCACAAGCAGTGCAAAAAAACCGCCGCCGGCAGACTGGAATTTTCTGAGATAAAACTCATATTCCTCGCGCCGGCCGATGCCGTCCAGAAAAAGCCGTATGGTGCGGTTTAAAAGCATGCGCGAAATGTACAGAGTCTGCCAAACGCCTGAAAGTTAAATTTATCAATTCTGTTCGCGCGGCGCGGGAGTGCGCCCGAACTTTTCTTCCATCTCTGCCCAGAAAAGACCGAGACGGATGGTGATCAACGTCATCGTTGTCGCAACGAGGATAGCAATCACGCCGATCAAATATCCCGGCAATCCGAAATTAAGCAGGATGAACAGAGTGCAAACCAGCGCCGCCAGATTGATCGCCTGTCCGGCAAGAATGGCATTCGGACGCCGCCGCCAGGCGGCCAGTCCTTCTGCATGGCCGCGCAGCGACTGAATCACCGGCAGAATGGAGATCAACAGCATGGCCTGTGATGCCAGCGGAATATCCGCCGCCGGCAGATTTTGAATTTTTCCAAAATACCACTGCGCCGCACATGGGATTTGTCCGACCAGCGGGAAGAGCGCCAGCACAACGCCGGATGCCAGTGCAAACTTGAAAACGGATGAATCCTGTTTTATTTTTGGCGGAAATGCCAGCGTCACGGCCTGCATGCGCAGGGCTGCGAGTCCAACCGGATTTACAATCCCCATCGCAACATAATGAATCGGCAGCATTTGCGCCGGTGCGGCTGCACGCGCAATGAACGCGCCAACCATAATCCCGGCGGATGACAGCAATATGCCGCCGAATGAAAGCGGCATGGTGAACATAAACTGGGTGCGTAATCCGGCGTGCGGTTCGCCGGAGGCTGCAAGCTGTTTTACATACGGGCGCGCGAACCAGAGCGTCAGCAGCAGTTCAAGCAGCACCGGACCGGTCATCGCGACAATGCCCATGAACGGTCCTGTCCAGCCGGCGTGCACAAACAGCGGTGAAAGACAGGCAGTTAAACCGATCCGGCAGAGTGTCGCATTATTGGCCGGTGCGCTGGCGCGCGCATTGTAGAGCGGCACTAATCCGGCATTGCGGAAAAAGAAACAGATCTGAGCCGGCGTGCTCCAGAACATCACGTTGCGGGCGGTTTCCGTCATCAGATGGTCAAGCCCGAGAATGCCGTGAAAGATAAATTTTCCCGCCGCCGGAATTCCGCTCAGCAGCAGCTGCAGAATAACCAGAGTAAGACACATATACAGATTCAACTGTTTAAACACGCGGAATCCAGAGGCATCGTGACCGAAAACCATACCGGTGGTCAGCAGTCCGCTGCCGATTGCACCGAGCAGAAACATCATTTGCTGACCCTGCGCAAACGCCGCCAGATCAATCGCACCGTTTGCGCCGTGCGAAACAATGGATGCGACCAGCGGATAGGTCAGGCTTTGTGACGCCGCCTGAATGACCAGCGGAATATAAAATTTCGCCGCGCGCCCCGGCGTATAACCCGGTAACGGACCGGACACTGGATGTATGTGTTTCATTTTCAGAAATAGTGTTTGAGCGTAGCAGATGAAATTCCGGCATAAAGCTGAATTTAGACCATAACTTTTTTCGAACCAAAACGATAGATTGTAAAAGAGGGCAGATTGTAGAAATGGATTTTTAAAAAAAATACAGCTTGCAATGAAATGCGCAATTCGCATACTAACGCACTTTCTATCGCGGGTGTAGCTCAGTTGGTAGAGCATCACGTTGCCAACGTGATTGTCGACGGTTCGAATCCGTTCACCCGCTCCACTTCTCATATTCCTGGAAAATATTGATTTTCTTAAGGAGTTTGTCATGTCTGCTGTAAAGATTTGCTCCAAACCGTAAAAACGCAGTTGACGAAATGTTAAATTTTGTTAGTTTATAAAAATAAACAACAAAAATTAACATAGTGAAAGATAAGCCAAATACTGCAGCTGCGCGGATGAATGCAATTAAAGATGCATTATCGAAAGAGCAGGGTGTTTCGATTTCACGGTTGGCGCAGGCCTATGGCGTCAGCGAAATGACAATCCGGCGCGATCTGCGCAAGCTGGAAGAATCCGGCACAGTGCAGCGCACGCACGGCGGGGCTCTGCCGACGGAACGGATGCTGTTTGAATTTGATTTTTCTGTCCGCCGGTCCGACAACCGCGCCGAAAAACAGGCGATTGCAATGGAAGCGCTGAAACTGATTTCACCCGGCGACCGGTTGATTCTGGACAACGGAACGACAACGCTTGAGCTGGCAATGCTGCTGCGCGATTACCGTGATTTGACGGTGGTTACTCCGAGTCTTGCCGTTGCGGCGGCGTTGCAATTCTCAGAAGGCATC encodes the following:
- a CDS encoding exodeoxyribonuclease VII small subunit, which codes for MADKTIDFEKSLRRLETIIDEMESGDLSLEQMIKHFEEGSTLVTLCSAKLNEVEKRIEKLVKKDNELSTEPFTPEE
- a CDS encoding DeoR/GlpR family DNA-binding transcription regulator, translated to MNAIKDALSKEQGVSISRLAQAYGVSEMTIRRDLRKLEESGTVQRTHGGALPTERMLFEFDFSVRRSDNRAEKQAIAMEALKLISPGDRLILDNGTTTLELAMLLRDYRDLTVVTPSLAVAAALQFSEGIEVVLLGGVLRRGKPELTGIVTEKILSMFAVDIAFQGADGIGLDGTLYTGDPRVAEVDRRIRAQAERTYVLANSSKIGKTALIAHGSLQDTKALITDAGISSAHRKALKNSGTQFILAEMP